TCGCAAGTTTTTGATTTTTATATATGTGCACGCCCGTTTTGGGTTCATAAAGAAAACGATAAATATCTCCATTTCGAATTTTTTCATGAAAGACATGTAAAAATGTATTGATATCCTTTTTTAACGGCGTGATATTTCCCTGCGTTGCATTTTCAAATCCCTCTAGCGTAGCACTCACCATTTTATCCGTACTGATTAGAGATGATGTGATGTGTAAGGTCATCTCCATAGTATTGTTAGCATCAATGATGGCATGGGCATCGTGTGTTTTATGTTGCACGTACAAAGCACCGACATAAAGATCAAAAAAGAACTTATTTCTAATACCTGCTCCGTTGAGTTGAAGTGCGGGATTTTGGATGGTATTAGGTATCTTAATACCACTAATCTCTTTGGCATCTAATGCCGTAAAAAAACAAAAACTGATACCTATTATGCCTATGATGAAATATCTCATTTGATATCCAGCCCTAATACGGTTGCATTGTTACGCATCGCTAGGATGACTTCTTGGATTAAATCTCCCAATTCCATATCAAGCATCTCAGCCCCTTTTGTGATGACTTCTCGACTCGCTCCCGCAGCAAAAGATTTTTGTTTGAATTTTTTCTTCACCGATTTGACTTCTAAATCCATCACTGATTTTGAAGGACGTACCAAAGCACACGCAGTAATTAATCCGGTCAATTCATCCACCGCATAAAGGGTCTTCTCCATTGGTGAGAGGGGTTCGATATCGGTACACATTCCATAAGCATGAGACATGATAGCACGGATGATTTCATCACTGTAACCTAGGGGTGTCATAATCTCTTGGGTTTTATAGCAGTGTTCATCAGGAAATTGTTCATAGTCTAGATCATGTAACAGTCCTACAATTCCCCATTTCTCTTCATCTTCACCAAACTTTTTGGCAAAATGGCGCATGGCAGATTCGACAGCTAGCCCATGGGTGATGAGTGCATCTGTGTTGTATTGTTTGAGTAAATTAAAAGCATCGTCTCGCGTTGGCATTGTCGTAACTCCTATAAAATTTTGGGATATTTTAGCCTTTTTTGTATATAATTGCAAAAAAAACTAGGAACGTGAATATGAATAAAAGTTTGGCTACAGATATCATCAGTATCGTATTGATTGGCATCTCATTTATGGTGCCGCAACCCTACAAGCACTTGCTTCTATATGCAGGTCTCTTTGCTTTATCTGGTGCTATTACCAATCAGATTGCGATTCATATGCTATTTGAAAAAGTGCCGTTTTTTTATGGTTCAGGCGTTATAGAGGCGCGTTTTGAAGCTTTTAAGGCATCGATTAAAAATCTCATGATGCACCAATTTTTCACAAAAGAGAAAATCGATGAATTTTTTGAAAAAGAGGAACGCAAGATTGATTTGACGCCGATTATCAATGAGAGTGATTTTTCTCCGGCCTTTGATGCATTGGTTAAAACCGTGATGGAATCTTCATTTGGTGGGATGTTGGGTATGTTTGGTGGCGAAAATGCCCTCGCTTCGCTTAAAGAGCCTTTTTGTGAGAAGCTTAAAACATCAGTTTTGACAATTACACAAAGCGAAGATTTCAGTGCTAAGATGGATGCCTATGTCAAAGAAGCTGGTATGAGTGAGGGGATGTTGGTCTCCATTGAGGCGATGATTGATAAGAGACTGGATGAATTAACTCCAAAAATCGTCAAAGAGATTGTGCAAGATTTTATCAAAGAGCACTTAGGTTGGCTCGTCATCTGGGGTGGATTTTTCGGTGGTGTGATTGGAATAATCTCTGCTGGATTTTTAAAATGACATGCCAGTATTTTGGGATTTGTGGCAGTTGCAAACTCTATGAACTCTCCTATGAAGAACAAATAGCCCAGAAGAAAGAGACGATTCGTGAGCAATTTGAGCCTTTAGGGATTGAAGATTTTGAATTTTTTGCCTCTAAAGAATCACACTATCGTGCGCGTGCAGAGTTTCGTATTTGGCATACGAATGAGCGGATTGATTATGGTATGCACAAAATGCAAGGTCACGGTATCGTGACCATTAAAGAGTGTCCCAAAGTCGATGCACAGATTTTTGATATGATGCCGCGTCTTTTGGCGTATTTGCAAGACCATGAACTTTTGAAGCGTAAATTGTATGCCATAGAGTTTCTCTCTACATCACAATCTCTGTTGGTGACGCTGATTTATCACCGTCCTATCGACGAGGCGTGGGAGCAAGAAGCCAAAGCGTGCGCACAAACACTTCATATCAATATCGTCGGAAGAAGTAAAAAAATCAAAAAAATCATAGGCAATGATTTTGTGATGGAGCATCTTCAAATCTTTGATGAAACGTATCGATATCAAATCCTCGAAGGGGGATTTTCGCAACCAAATACGACGATTAATCAAAAGATGATTGAGTGGGTTTTAAACGCGGTTCACTCTAGTAGAGATTTATTGGAACTGTATTGTGGACATGGAAATTTTACGATGCCATTGAGTCAAAAATTTGATAAAGTTCTGGCGACTGAAATCTCCAAAACATCGATTAATGCAGCACTGACAAATTGTGAGCTTAATGGAATTGATTCGATTCAATTCGTACGCATGAGTGTTGAGGAGTTAACCGCAGCATTACAAAAAGAGCGAGAGTTTTATCGGCTGAAAAATGTTCATTTGGATGATTATGATTTTTCTCATGTTTTTGTCGATCCTCCACGTGCTGGTATTGATGAGAAGAGTTTGCAATTTATCTCCCAATTTGAAAATATCATCTATATCTCATGCAACCCCCTAACACTCAAACGGGATCTTTTAATACTCACCAAAACGTTTGACGTTGTGAAATTTGCTGTCTTTGATCAATTTCCTTATACAAACCATATAGAATCTGGTATAATTTTACGCAGAAAACAAACACTGAC
This genomic window from Sulfurospirillum sp. 1612 contains:
- a CDS encoding chalcone isomerase family protein, encoding MRYFIIGIIGISFCFFTALDAKEISGIKIPNTIQNPALQLNGAGIRNKFFFDLYVGALYVQHKTHDAHAIIDANNTMEMTLHITSSLISTDKMVSATLEGFENATQGNITPLKKDINTFLHVFHEKIRNGDIYRFLYEPKTGVHIYKNQKLATIIKGLAFKKALFGIWFCDKPAQQSLKQAMLGL
- a CDS encoding HD domain-containing protein, with amino-acid sequence MPTRDDAFNLLKQYNTDALITHGLAVESAMRHFAKKFGEDEEKWGIVGLLHDLDYEQFPDEHCYKTQEIMTPLGYSDEIIRAIMSHAYGMCTDIEPLSPMEKTLYAVDELTGLITACALVRPSKSVMDLEVKSVKKKFKQKSFAAGASREVITKGAEMLDMELGDLIQEVILAMRNNATVLGLDIK
- a CDS encoding DUF445 domain-containing protein codes for the protein MNKSLATDIISIVLIGISFMVPQPYKHLLLYAGLFALSGAITNQIAIHMLFEKVPFFYGSGVIEARFEAFKASIKNLMMHQFFTKEKIDEFFEKEERKIDLTPIINESDFSPAFDALVKTVMESSFGGMLGMFGGENALASLKEPFCEKLKTSVLTITQSEDFSAKMDAYVKEAGMSEGMLVSIEAMIDKRLDELTPKIVKEIVQDFIKEHLGWLVIWGGFFGGVIGIISAGFLK
- the trmA gene encoding tRNA (uridine(54)-C5)-methyltransferase TrmA, producing MTCQYFGICGSCKLYELSYEEQIAQKKETIREQFEPLGIEDFEFFASKESHYRARAEFRIWHTNERIDYGMHKMQGHGIVTIKECPKVDAQIFDMMPRLLAYLQDHELLKRKLYAIEFLSTSQSLLVTLIYHRPIDEAWEQEAKACAQTLHINIVGRSKKIKKIIGNDFVMEHLQIFDETYRYQILEGGFSQPNTTINQKMIEWVLNAVHSSRDLLELYCGHGNFTMPLSQKFDKVLATEISKTSINAALTNCELNGIDSIQFVRMSVEELTAALQKEREFYRLKNVHLDDYDFSHVFVDPPRAGIDEKSLQFISQFENIIYISCNPLTLKRDLLILTKTFDVVKFAVFDQFPYTNHIESGIILRRKQTLTNS